The genomic DNA CCCGCGAGGTGCCCGAGGGCCCGGTCGCCGTCGAGTTCGACGAGGTCCGCTTCGCCTACCCGTCCGCCGACAAGGTCTCCCTCGCCTCACTCGAAGAGGTCGCCTCCCTGGACACCCGCGGCGGCGCCGAGGTCCTGCACGGCGTCTCCTTCCGCGCCGAACCCGGACAGACCGTCGCCCTCGTCGGCTCCTCCGGCGCCGGCAAGTCGACGATCGCCCAACTCCTGCCCCGGCTCTACGACGTCGACGAAGGCGCCGTGCGCATCGGCGGGACCGATGTCCGCGACCTCACCGCCGCCTCCCTGCGGGCCACCCTCGGCATGGTCACCCAGGACGGCCACCTCTTCCACGACTCGGTCCGCGCCAACCTTCTGCTTGCCCAACCGGCCGCTGCCGAGGCCGAGTTGTGGGACGCGCTGCGCCGCTCCCGCCTCGACGATCTCGTACGGTCGCTGCCCGACGGCCTGGACACGGTCGTCGGCGAACGCGGCTACCGGCTCTCCGGAGGCGAGCGCCAACGCCTCACCATCGCCCGCCTGTTGCTGGCCCGCCAGCGCGTCGTCATCCTCGACGAGGCCACCGCGCACCTCGACAACACCTCGGAGGCGGCCGTGCAGGAAGCCCTGGCGGAGGCACTCCAGGACCGTACGGCCGTGGTGATCGCCCACCGGCTGTCCACCGTGCGCTCCGCCGACCAGATCCTCGTCGTCGAGGCGGGCCGCATCGTGGAACGCGGCACGCACGACGAACTCCTCGCTGTCGATGGGCGCTACGCCGAGCTGTACCGCACGCAGTTCGCGAAGCAGCAGCCGGAGACGGTGGCTTGACGGTCCGTCAGGGCTCGCGGTGCTCGTGCGCCGCCTGCTCCAGCTCCGCCGCCTCCGCCTCTGCCACCCGGATCTCGGCCGCCACATCGATCGAGCGGCTCAGCCACCAGTACAGCAACCCGGCGACCGGCAGCCCGACGAACAGGGAGAGGTCGGCGCCGTCCATGGCATGCGCGATGGGCCCGACGTAGAGCGTGCCGACGGAGAAGAACGGCACCATCACACCGAAGCCGACCAGGTAGGAGATGATCCCGTGCCAGCCCCAACGGCCGTAGATGCCATGGGGGTTGAAGATCTCGGCGATGGCGTAGTGACCGCGGCGCACCACGTAGTAGTCCATGAGGTTGACCGCGGTCCACGGGATGAACAGATAGAGCACCAGCAGCAGGAAGTTGTTGAAGTTCGTGAGGAAGTCGGCGGTCGCGGCCATCGCGCCGGCCAGGGAGAGCACGGCGGTCAGCCCGATCGTCAACGCCCGTACGCCCACGGTCGGTTGGACCTTCTTGAACGAGTCGATCGCGCTGATCAGGGTCAGCGAACCGCCGTACATGTTCAGCGCGGTCACCGAGACCAGGCCGAGCGTGGCGAAGAGGAGCACGATCGCGCCGAAGCCGCTGAACACCTTGTCGCCCGCCGCGTTGATCGAGCGGATCGTGTCGAAGTCCTTGCCCGCCCAGGCGGCGAGCAGCGCCCCGAGCGTCATCAGCCAGACCCCGCCGAGCGCCGACCCGAAGTAGGTCCAGTAGAAGGTCTTGCGGACGGTCACGTCCGGCGGGAGGTAGCGCGAGTAGTCCGAGACGTAGATCGCCCAACTGATCTGGTAGCCGGCGACCACACCGAACTGGGCGAGGAACGGCGTCCAGGAGAAGCCGCCGAGGTCGAAGGAGCCCGCCGGGTAGTGCAGGGTCGCCAGCACACCCACGGTGAAGATCCCGAAGACGACCAGGAAGGTGTAGGTCAGGAACTGCTCCGCCTTGTGGATCACGTCGTAGCCCACCAGCGCGATCACGAAGCCGACGACGGTGACCACGGCCACCCACATCTTGGTGCCGCCGTGCACCGTGGTGTGCAGGGCCTCCCCGGCGAGGATCGTGTTGAAGACGTTGAAGCCCGCGTACTGCACATACGCGAACAGCCACACCAACAGGGCGCCCACATAACCGAATTGGGGCCGCGACTGGATCATCTGCGGCAGTCCGAGCTGCGGGCCCTGGGCCGAGTGGAAGGCCATGAAGAAGGTGCCGAGCAGGGTGCCCGCGACGATCGCGATGAGCGACCAGATGAGATTGCCGCCCTCGGTGATGCTGATCAGGCCCACCGCGAGCGTGGCGATCTGCGCGTTCGACATGAACCACAGGGGCCCCAGGTGCCACAGCTTGCCGTGACGTTCGTCGAGGGGGACGTAGTCGATGGAACGTATCTCCAGCCCCGACACCCGGGGCTCTGATGCGGTGGTCACGGTGCCTCCAGGGTGCCGATCAGGCCTGTGTGGCCACATTCATCCCCCGCACCGGTCCCGGCAACCGCAACTGAATCTGTGAACCACTCTCTTTACCTGGCCCATACGTGACGCTCGGCACCGTGATGGCGCGCGCCTCTCGCTGTAAAGTAGGCGAACAGCCCTTGACCTGCATAAACGCAGGCAGGGAGCCTAGATTCGGGAGTGCCTCCATGTTGCGCACCATGTTCAAGTCCAAGATCCACCGTGCCACCGTCACCCAGGCCGACCTGCACTACGTCGGCTCCGTCACCATCGACGCCGACCTGCTGGACGCCGCCGATCTGCTGCCCGGCGAGCTGGTCCACATCGTCGACATCACCAACGGCGCCCGCCTGGAGACGTACGTCATCGAGGGCGAACGGGGCACCGGTGTCATCGGGATCAACGGGGCCGCCGCCCACCTCGTGCATCCCGGAGACCTGGTGATCATCATCAGTTACGCTCAGGTGTCCGACGCCGAGGCGCGGGCGCTTCGGCCCCGGGTCGTGCACGTGGACTCCGCCAACCGGATCGTGGGCCTGGGCGCCGATCCGTCCGAGCCGGTGCCGGGTTCGGAGCAGGCGCGCAGCCCGCGGGCCGTCACGGCCTGACCATCGCACCAGGAGGAAGCCCATGAGCGAGACCGAGATCCGCGACGACCGGGCGGCGGGCCGCCTGGAGGCGATCGGCGACGGCGGTGAAGTCGTGGGCCACATCGAGTACTTCGTCCTCGAATCCCCCGAGCGCGCCCTCGTCCCGGTCCACACGATCGTGGAACCGGCCCACGAGGGAAAGGGCATCGCGGGTTCCCTGGCCCGCGAGCTGTACGGCATCGCGGCCCGCGAGGGCATCGTCGTCGCGCCGCTGTGCCCGTACGTCGTGAAGTGGGCGGCACGCCACCCGGACGAGGCCCCGGCCGCCGACCCCGCGTTGCTGCACGCGGCGATGGAGTGGCTCAGGGCGCATCCGGGCCGCTTCTAGGACAGGTCGGTTCCAGGACCGACGCCCCTGTCCGTGTCGGCGTCCCGAAGAAAGGCCCCGCCCGCGTGCTCGCCCTCCTGCACACCTCTCCCGCTCATGTCCCGGTCTTCGACGCCCTGCGCGACGAGGACCACCAGGGCCTGGAACTACGGCACTTCGTCGACGAGGAGCTGCTCGCGCGGGCCCGGCGCGAGGGGCCGGAAGCGGTGGCCGGAGCGGTGCGGGACGCGCTGGACGAGGCCGTCGCCGAAGGGGCCCGGGCGGTGCTGTGCACCTGTTCGACCATCGGCGGGGTCGCGGAGTCGGCCGGTGCGCGGGCCGGCGTACCGGTGCTGCGCGGTGACCGCCCGATGGCGGCGGCCGCGGTGGCCGCCGGTCCGCGCGTCGTCGTGGCCGCGACGCTGGAGAGCACGCTCGTGCCGACCGTGGCGTTGGTCGAGGAGGAGGGGAGGCGTTTCGGCCACCCCGCCGGACTTCTCGAAGTCCGCACGCTGCTCGTCGACGGCGCCTGGGCCCGCTTCGAGGCCGGCGACTCCGGGGGCTGCGCCCGGCTGGTGGCGGACGCCGTGGACGCGGTCACCGGCGCCGACGCGATCGTCCTCGCGCAGGGTTCCATGGCACC from Streptomyces sp. NBC_01478 includes the following:
- the panD gene encoding aspartate 1-decarboxylase; this translates as MLRTMFKSKIHRATVTQADLHYVGSVTIDADLLDAADLLPGELVHIVDITNGARLETYVIEGERGTGVIGINGAAAHLVHPGDLVIIISYAQVSDAEARALRPRVVHVDSANRIVGLGADPSEPVPGSEQARSPRAVTA
- a CDS encoding aspartate/glutamate racemase family protein, producing the protein MLALLHTSPAHVPVFDALRDEDHQGLELRHFVDEELLARARREGPEAVAGAVRDALDEAVAEGARAVLCTCSTIGGVAESAGARAGVPVLRGDRPMAAAAVAAGPRVVVAATLESTLVPTVALVEEEGRRFGHPAGLLEVRTLLVDGAWARFEAGDSGGCARLVADAVDAVTGADAIVLAQGSMAPAQHLTTTAIPVLSSPRPGLAAGARAVRVG
- a CDS encoding purine-cytosine permease family protein; this translates as MTTASEPRVSGLEIRSIDYVPLDERHGKLWHLGPLWFMSNAQIATLAVGLISITEGGNLIWSLIAIVAGTLLGTFFMAFHSAQGPQLGLPQMIQSRPQFGYVGALLVWLFAYVQYAGFNVFNTILAGEALHTTVHGGTKMWVAVVTVVGFVIALVGYDVIHKAEQFLTYTFLVVFGIFTVGVLATLHYPAGSFDLGGFSWTPFLAQFGVVAGYQISWAIYVSDYSRYLPPDVTVRKTFYWTYFGSALGGVWLMTLGALLAAWAGKDFDTIRSINAAGDKVFSGFGAIVLLFATLGLVSVTALNMYGGSLTLISAIDSFKKVQPTVGVRALTIGLTAVLSLAGAMAATADFLTNFNNFLLLVLYLFIPWTAVNLMDYYVVRRGHYAIAEIFNPHGIYGRWGWHGIISYLVGFGVMVPFFSVGTLYVGPIAHAMDGADLSLFVGLPVAGLLYWWLSRSIDVAAEIRVAEAEAAELEQAAHEHREP
- a CDS encoding GNAT family N-acetyltransferase, giving the protein MSETEIRDDRAAGRLEAIGDGGEVVGHIEYFVLESPERALVPVHTIVEPAHEGKGIAGSLARELYGIAAREGIVVAPLCPYVVKWAARHPDEAPAADPALLHAAMEWLRAHPGRF